The DNA sequence TGCAATGGAATGTACAGGTCAGTGGTGATTCATCTATATACTGCTGTATCAACTTTTAgcataagtaaaaataaagttCTGTATAATAATGGCTTTTCCACATTTCACATCAGTCATAAACCTCAGCTGATCCAAAAGTCTTGAAAGGGGTGTGTGATTTCTTGCACAATCGGAGGAAGCAGTGCTCCTTTATCACGTACAAGCCTGAGCAAGTTTTGCTTCTTTCTGCAAATACAGAAAGATGTCTGAGCTATTTACTCAAATGTTGTAATCAGCTGTTTAGATGTATCATGTTTCTACTGATTGGTTCAATCACTGCACTACCTGTGTTATTTTCCAAaacaaatgtcacttttttcattctttctacGTTGATTACAGCATTACGGTCAACAACAGACATACAACCTGAATACATACAGAATTATAGAGAGATCTGTTGCTTGTTGTAAAGCCACACTGCCTGGGTGTGTTTGTTGTAACTCAAACAATTTCAGGCCATAGCCACAATACTGTAGGTAAAGACTTGTTTATAGTCCTAACAAAAAAAGCCAAGAACAATTAAACTAATCTGCAGCATTCAAAGCTTCACTTGGTATGTGATAAGTAAGAAAACAGCATTGTAGTCAGAGTTGGGATGTGTCCAGTTTGAGAAAGATATTGTCTATGTTAACTTGACAAACAGGCagataacaaaaaaacatgacattcagTGGCATGTTCCAAGTCTATAGGAGAGGCAGGTTTATTGTTCTCTGAAGTGGTTCTACTGCCTTTCTGCAGCCTTTTGTTTTCCACTGAGTCACATATGGTGGTGACGTTTAAAACTGGGTCCAATTAAATccctttcatcatcatcattcaccATAGCCTGGCAATCAAAGCAGGTAATTTGCACAAATGTTAAAATCTAGCTTGGAAATCTATGTGTTTGTCTAGTGAAAatgtgtaagaaaaaaaaaaagactagaaTAAACTTAGTTCTTAGAGCACTGAGGGCAACTGAAGAGTATCTGAGAGCCAGGAGGCAGCTTAATGAGGAAGTGGTCTCACACATTGAGATGCTAGACAGCTGTCACAGCCAGATTCaggccagacacacacagacatacacatacatacacacacacatacactaatgACTGTTATTGGCAGTGGGTTATTTGTGTCAGTGCCTACACCTTTTTGGTTTTGTTAAAGACTGTAACACAGCCATGAAATTCCACCAAATCTACAGTTTTCAGCAGCCAAGAGGAGAAGTGACAGGGCGGATTAGAAAACACACTTCCTCTGGGATCTGCCCAAAGTGACTACAATGACCACTTTGATAGCAAGCGCTGCAAGAGGCGATACACTTTTTGTTCACTTTTGTCATCCAAATTACCCACACTGCATTAAGGGCATTTTGCCGTTATTTAAGCTTTGACTTCTGCCCCGTTTAAAAGCCTTTGGGAGGTATGCCAGATTGGGATCaaataaaattcaataaaaaatatctaATGAAAAAATGTCCTTGTCTATCACTGGACTTTATCTTCATCAAGAAAGCAGCCTTTTGTAGGCTATCTGCTGTGATGATAAGAGAGGATTCCATGCCCCACagtgaacatacagtacaactTGGAAAGATGTCTCCTCCTATTTTCTGTCCTCAGGCATGGAAGCAGATtgcaaacacattaaataataatacttttattCACGGCCAAACTGTCTTTCTCCTTCAAGAAGAAACGTGCCATGAAAGCATCTGCAAAATCCTTTTTCTATTCATTTGATTTCATCCTTATCATCAATATATTGCACCGTTATGAACAAACATGAGCTGCATCCCCACCCACAGTGGGCAACATTTGAATCCAAAATACCATACGAAGCTATTTAACACTCAATATGGGGATTGTGCCAAATTTAAGTTTAAAGGTACAGTATAATGGGTTAAGGGGTTACAGATTGCAACCAGTTGAAAACAACTCACCTCACTCTACCCTcaaagcatgtaggagaacctacggTCCTCGAGAattgcaaaaaaacacaaaaggcctTCTCTAGAGCCGGTGTTTGGTTTGTCAGTCCTGGGCTATTGTAGAAatatggtggtgcaacatgttGGACTCTGTGGAAGGGGACGGCGCTCCCTATATAGATATGAGGAGCTCATTCTGagataatgaaaacacaattattcttattttcaggtgattatacactaattaaaacttatgaatgtaatattccatttctgccaagtccattcctctaaattctacacactgtacctttaagAGACATGCAATAATGTTTCTTATTTAATATTGTAACAATAGTGCTTTCTCGGAGCAATACAAACATATGTTACAGGTAATAACTGTTAATATGGCCAATATCTTTTATTGCCAGGACAATAAAACAGTCTTCTTAACAATAGCCTATTAATCCCATTATAGTTTGAAAAATGCGACATGCCTAAACTgaggaagagagacacagagaaacaggaagaggaagtagtCTGACTAACACCTGCATCGCAGGTAGCTCCAGGATCAAACACACTTCATTAAGTGGGTTAATCCGCTTCAAATGCTGTCAATTACTGACTGCTTTAAGTCAGGGTAGATGGCTCAGTGACACTGTCATATGATATGACATGATATCCCTCTGTAGCACTTACATGGCAGAGACCGCCACAATACAAACACGCAAAAATAGACGACTTCCTCGTTTAACCGATTGTAATAAATGACATATTGCAGGATAGACAGCACACACATGTGTTGATCATGTCATGAACTTCAGGCAGAGTAGCCGCTGCGACAACAGGTGTCACCGTCAGGTCTTCCGCACTTGCACTCACCTTTGTGTAATATAACATCCACAGCTCATACAGCCTTTCCTTTGATGCCATTCCGCCGCCCTTGTGGTTGCTCATTATCTCCTCCCCCCctcaaataaacataaaattgGTAAGCATTGTCAATACCAGGGCTGCTTGAAGTTGTTTCCTAAAAGCAGGAGGTCGCGGCACGCTCCAGTGAACCATTCCTGCAAATCCAggcagaattttaaaaaatccacgCAAAAGTGCTTTCCTTTCCGCTTCGACGCTCAAACTTATCAGAGTGGCATGAAAAAGCAAAACATGACGGTGTGGATGTGGCCACGGTGCGATCACTGTCGCATTAAGTCAAACCAGGAACAGAAATGCGTGGAAATGCATGTCTAGAGAAACACCCATGTCCGCATTAAGAGCGAGCTTGTTGCCGTATGATTCCTATTGGAGAGAGTTCCCACGGAAGCTACAAATCCCAATAGctcaaaagcagaaaaacatgaCAGCGCTCCCCATTCTACGGATTGAGTCAGTTATTAAAGGTGTGCAACCCTGCCCTGAGTGATGAGGAGGGGGCAAGTTAACATCAACTAGTGTCTGGCACTATTAACAAGCAAGCAGCAAAGAGTTGACTGTGGATCATGCTCACAGGTAGGCTGGTGTtcttaaagacacacacacacatacacacacacacacacacacacacacacacacacacactcaagagAGGCAGCCTCCTCCAGCAAGTAGTAGATGCattaacaaaacacattttatttctattaagtaatcatcataataaaaaaaatatacatagcCTATATAAGACATACAATCATTCACAATGTTTATGGCTAAAAGCTTGTGTTGTGAAATGTCTTTAGACGGAGGATAAAGCTGTCTGTTTGTGCTGATAACATAAAGTCACACGTGTCAGGTCTCAGATGATGTGGAACATGACATTAATTgcctggagacttaccctaaacctaaccatcacCACTGCTTCCTTAAACCTAACCTCTCCCCTAACCTTAAAACCTCACTGTAACCTAAACCACTGACCCCAGTTTTTCCCAACTGAAGACGATGCTTTTGTCACCACTTGAACAAGCTGCCCCCAATCAACTAGTCCTAATCCAGAactttgtccccaaaagtagcttaTGACAGACCACATAAACAAGCAGACAACTGAACTTCAAACTCTAACAGCTACTTATAATGACTACAGGTGCCTTAATAGGCTGTTATGAATAGGCTACTTATTTCATGTGATTATGTTGTTTCCTGGATGGAGACTGTAAAGCAATAAAGGTGTAAACACAGAAAGCTATTGACACAAAGAGTTACGACTGAGATCAAAggtgaaatgaaatattttttatgtttgggTTGATATTAATTCAGTTTTGCATTCAAAATATAACTAATACAAGTGCAGAGGTATGAGCAGTAACATGTACACAAGCGTCAAAAGTAAAAGGACTCATTATAAAGCATGATCCCTTTCAGAGTATTTAATTGGTGATGACCTTATAAGAAATATTTGGATGTTGTACAGGTGGTGTTTGGTCTACTGCAAACCCACATGGAGGAGATCGTACCATTTCATGTCAAAACAAGGTACTCACATGCATTTCACTTGTCTAGAAAGTGTTTTATTCTTGAATACAAAGTGTAAGTAAAGCTTGGATCAATCAATACATGAAGGTTTTTCTCAGAGTCCAACTATTTTAATGGGTTTGTGtatatttgtcatgtttttgtagGTCTGTCAAACAGATGttgtctgtaaaataaaatgtacttcaTCGTTAGACATTGcagtgtgtctgttttgtaCAGAGTGGAGTTTACTGTACAATGTAGCTGACTttgatctatcatctatgtctggaggtattttttcctctttttctgtgtgCCACATTTATTCCAAATACACTACTTACTTTAATGTCATGGATTTACCTGAGTTATGCTTCTGATCATTTAGGTTTGAATTGTCACATGCTAATTGTTGAACATTAAGAAGATGGACACAGTGAAGCTTGAGGCAGTTGTATTACCATGACGATGGCCTACATTCCTATCCGGCAGGACCTGAGTGTGACCGTCAACAGGCGGGACAATGTGccagtgtttcctgtgtgtgatctttatttactttaatgtAGACTTACAGGTCTGCTAGTCGTCTATAAGCAGGTTTAAATAGACTATTCAAAAATAGCCTCTAAGCTACTGAAATGTGCCAATAAATCCAAAATGCACCCTATCATAAGCTTTTCTGTGTTTACAATTGGCCAAACCTCATTATCCTCAGTAAGAATTAAATTTTGAAATAATATCTATTCAAgtttaattaatgtaataatttactTTTAAAGCTATTTgtcaagcaaaacaaaacaatatcacATGATCAGGCACCAGGCCACTACAATCGATAGGCTCGACGGTCGACTTTACAGCCTGAATCAGGAGCGTTAATGGATTTCAGAGACAACCGAGCGGCGTGGAGAAACAAACATGGAGCGGAATGTTGGTTCACTACAGGAGCAGGccctgaagagaaaagaaaggctAAAAGCATTAAGAGATAAACAATTTCATGTAAGTATTTGTCCGGAGATATAATGTCTGATAAACAAATGTCGTTAGGCCTCGGGGGAACATGGCTTTATATGTAGTAATGTCATGTTCAGCAGATTTAGCttgtagctaacgttagcctttAACCTACATGATGCAAACCAGTCATAAACCTGCTTCTTGGCTTTGTTGTTGTGCttaagaggaagaaaaacatgtcCAAATGTTATAGAGGTGTAGCTTAATTAAATTTAAACTCAGTGAGtgttttgtactgtatttattctcattttagtgttactgtctgttagCATGTTATCATACCCACAATAAAGCTGAAGGGTTGAACACTTGTTAATCGCTGGTCATGATAACAAAACACTTGGTGGTACTTTAGGTCCACAGAGAAAACTTAGACAAACCAAAGAAAATGTCCCGTAGTTTGACATATCAGTAGGGCAGGGTGTCGTTTAAATAGTTATGTTACCCATACCAAGTACccttacttcatttgatacccatcatgtgaatagaagcattaaattgcattaaAATGCTGCCACTTCTCCACATCTAAATTgttcattttatatacagtaggtgGTTGTGTACAGAATATACAGGCTACTTAAATATACAgcaatgaatgaaatgtatgcatgttattgcacattttgtgtttgcatttaaaatatgtataatttGTAGGCACAGTGGGTATTTCAGTGTCATAGGGTTACTGCACAGTGACTGAGTTAACTGTTTATCAGGGTGACAGCAAGAAGAAAGAAGCTGCGTCTTCGTTGGGTGGTTTTggtgtacagtgtgtgttcagtagCACCTACAAGAGGGGATTGAGTTGAAGCAGGTTTTGTTCAGGGTATGAGGGGTCTGCAGTAATTGTCCCTGCCCGTTTCCTCACTCTAGAGCCGATGCACAGGTCCTGGGCAGGTCGTCACTAATAATCTTTCCTGCTGACTTAACTGTTAGTTGTAGTCTAGTCCTGTTGCTCTAAATCAGACAGTGATGGATGTGCAGAGAACTGACTCGATGACTGCAGTGTAGAACTAGGTCAGCAGCTCCTGAGGCACGTTGAACTTTCGAAGAGGGTCCTCTGCTGGGTCTTTGTGACGACTGTGTCAATGTTAGACTCCTTCTTGAGGTCCCAGGAGATTGTAGAACCCAAAAACTTGAAGGTGCTGTTGTTAGTGTTTTGAGTGTGTTCAGCTCCCGGTTGTTGTGACTGTTCAGTCTATGTTGAACTGTTTGGTATGTAGGTGATGTTGAGCACTGCATGAGCAGGCAGTGCCTCAGTATTTTGCTGATAGAGATAAAAGATACAAAGTggctgcagggaggagagcagTGATGCTGCTCTTACAGTCCTCACAGTACCGGAAAATATTTGGTATTTAGAAAATGCCAACTGAATGTTCAACATTAGTCACAAAAGCGCTGTCACTCTGATATAGATCAGACATATAGAGTCTCCAAGTCCTGTACTGTCATTGAGCAAGTATCCATAATTTAACATCATATAATGCTACTTTTCATATATTGCATCAAATAGGAATTTTAAGTTGTTGTCTGCATGAGAGTAACCATAACCATAGTAAGTAGAAATGCTTAATCAGGTTTTTGATTGACAAAAAGTTAACAAATACAATTTAGATTAATCAGTGTTCAAATTCTCTGATTGCAGCTTCTGAAATAAAGATTGTAAATATTTTGGTTGGGTCGAAACAAGATAAGTATCTCAGGATCGTATTGTAAGTGAGGGTAAGGCGGATCGGTGCAGAATCAGCAGTCACTGTTTTGGTGAAGAAGGAGCGGAGCCTGAAGACGAAACTCTCAATTTACTGGTCGATGTAtgtcccaaccctcacctatggtggttggtgtgaaagcgcccttaGAGATAgagtcaggagttcagacatccgcTACTTCTCAGCAtcgaaaggagccagctgaggtgttTCGGGGCATCTGCTCATGATGCCTCCTGGACGCCTCCCTTTTATAGGGGGGTCCAGACATGTCCGACTGGGGGGGCCCCCGTGGTAGACCCAGAATACGCTGGGGGGGGGATTATATATCCctcctggcctgggaacgcctcgggatcccccaggaggagctgacaAGTATTGCTAGGGAGACGGATGTTGGGGTTACATTGCTTGGCCTAATGCCACTATGACCTGGCCCCGGATAAGCAGCaaataatggatggatggacaaaaCAAGATGTTTGTGGATGTCACCTTGGGCTTTgagagacttttattttttttttaccattttcatacattttataaaccagACGACTGGACAGGAGTAACATTATTTTGTGTCAGTCTATGAAGCAGTCCAGTCTCATAGCCGTTATGGAAAGAGCAAACTGTTACATCATGGCCTCACTGTAAGTGATCAGGATCTATTTGTGTTCAAGTCTTTGAAAATACAATAGAGGAAAATTATCAACACAATGGTACATTTATTACGGCCACTTGTTTTTATCAAGTCACTGAACTAAGAGTGGCAcacttgattaaaaaatatgaaaagttgTTACGTTATTTTCCTTGTAACCAAGAATTAACAGTCTTCTGCCCACACAGTTTTAAACTATGGCTCTTtgataaatacacatttgtcAGGGCAAAAGGTGGAATAACTGTAATCAAAAGACAGACAGGGAAATGTAAACCTTTGATCTTTTAAATGAGGATTTGATGAAAGTATTGACGTATTTCAGTCTCATTAAAGGTGTGCAGTCATCGGCACACACTGCACAGTTAAGTGTAACATCTGTGTGACTAGTGTTTGAGAACATTATCTTATTTATAATTACCACCATGAAATTGTATGCTGAACAAAGTGTGATATAAAACTGTGATAATGATGCTATCAAATGTTCATATCAACACACACCTCAAGTCTTGACCCACAAATCCTTCTGGACTGAGCTCAGGTTGTTGCACCAGTCTTGCAGTGGAGCCGCTGTCTGTGTCAAAGCATTTAAATATGACACTGTTATTCTGTATTTCAGTTCTAGATATGAATTTGTCTTGCAACAGGAAACTCTGTTCAATGTGCAAGCCACTGTTTTGACAGTTAGACGAGAACGTAATACACTAAACTGCCGTTGAATCGAACTGTACTGGCCCGGCTTGCAATGTTTGATAAACGACTGTCAACATTCCTGAAGCCTTgggttgttttccttttgttctgCACTTCAAGAATGAGTCATTCCCCCCGAATTGTTCTAGCAGGTGGACAGGAAGCCTCTTCAGGAAAATGTAAGATAGGCGGGGTTCGATATCCTTTGTTCCAACTTTTCACATGGGGTCAatatgattttttccccctgaatTTCAGCAAGGCTGTGTCATAATTTGTTTCCCCTGTTGTTTACACTGTAGCTTACTGTAGGCCTGACATTAGAAATGCTGTGGTTGTTAAGGTAACGTGTTAGCTCTTCTGTTATTACAGCTACTCCTGAAATGACTAGTGATCTGACTTTCCTAATTTATAAAGCCCAGTTCCTAAGCCACTATAACTCCTAAATAGCACAAGTAATAAAGCTCACTATGCACATGTGTAATTTGATTCCCAAACGACTGGCCCACACAGTAAACAAATGTTCTTTATATACTGTTTACATATGCAAATATGTGACTAGTGTACATGTCTTTGGAGTGGCAGCTCCCTGAAATGAGCTGTAGCATGtccttattttttaaaaagatattagTGTCGTCTTTTGGCCTTTTTgtcttctgtcatttttttaataattcagaGATTTATTTATGGCAGAGTACCATGTTTATACACTAGAAACACTGGTCAGCCTGTTGACTGAAGAGTGATGTTTTTATTTGGAGAATACTATCCAGcaaatttattttaatgattgtaTAAACATTTTCTAACAGAGGCAAGAGGATGGAGATGAGGagccagagaggaaaaaagcttCACTAGAGGAGCCTGCAGAAGAGAAGCACAGGTTAGTTTATCATCACACCAcacagccacaaacacacacatacacacgcataaacatgcctgtttgtttttgtttttgtttttttagacaTATTTTCATTAACACACATCATGATCTCTTCAATTATAGGTTAACGTTGTTGCCCGTTTAGCTGAGGCTTTTTCAGCTGCACAAACGGAACTGAAACTGATATGCACGTACATCATTAGAGCATTTATCTGCCCTCTATCTGAACACCATCTGCTTGTAACACGGTGCATGTCATGCAGTGTTTACACTAGGCTCGATCACAGCCTCGTACTATTAGCTGCTCAAATATCTTGCAGCTTACTCAACTTGGTGTGTTATTCGGTAGGAAGAGGCAGCCATCTTTCCTGTCCTACAAGACCTTTTTCCattgtttatatttaatgaCTGCACTGAGGGAGTGCCTCTGTATTTCCTCCAGCCCAAGAAGACAGATCACTCTCATGAGAAGGAAAATAGCTGCAGTGTCTAAGGGCCTAATTTAGACATTTGTCTGAGAAGAAAATAGATCAGTCTTGATGTGCacgttttttgttgtttttttttaatgttctgcaTACATGTGTAGCAGAGTTTGTAATGTATCTTGTGAATAGTATTAAATTTGCATGAGAGATCAGATTGCCAAACTGTGACTCAACCTATGAGtcctatttttaaataaaaagattcACAAACGAGGCATCAAAATTGATTGACTGTCCCTGTGTGTGATCCATTCCACAAAAGGCACCAAATGCAACATGCAGGTTTTCCTGTCACATGTTTAGTGTTGTTACAGCtgcttttttatgtgtgtcttcaAAAATATAGATATGGATAGATTGGTTTCCAGCAAATGAAGTTAAAGGAAGTACAAAAGCTTCCTAGATATTGAGTTACATATTAGTGCTAATTCTTTTTGATGCTCGTGTATAAATGAAAAGGCTGCTCTCTGAGGCCTGGAGTTATTTTGACTGTGGTGAATGGGGCAGGTTGCTTGATATCATTGTAAACACTGAATACTCTGATGCACATCCTGCCTAGACATAGATCACCTCTCCTAAACATTTTTCTGAGGGCCACACTTGGGTCAGTGCTCTGAATTTATCACCAGCTGTCTTTGATGCCCCAGTGCGCTTCAAGTGGAAATGTGTAAACACACTCCAAAGGTTTTGTCGCATCAAGTTAAGAGACGGttaagaaaaaaggagagatgtCAACCTTGGTTGCAGAAAATTTACACCTACAGtctgtttatcttttttttatgtccTGCTTTTGATGAGACCTGGCAGTGTAACTCAGTGTCTAGAACAAAATATCCTGACATTGTGTGAAACTTGGTCCGGATATTAATGGTTCCCAGTAGATGAAACCTTTTATTAATTTCCTCTTAAACCAACATGTTGGACCATGATAAAATATCTAAAGACCTAATGGCTCGATATCTATTTCCTTTATATGATGAGCAGTATTAATGTTTTGGTGACCCCTGACCTGTCTTTTGCTGATCAAATTCATTTGTCTGGGAGGAAGAACTCTTTGGAAATACTGTAACCAATTACACGACCTGTCCCATCATATGGCTAGATTATTCCTCCCTAGTGGAAAGCTCTTGAGAAATTTTAAACCACAAGTATGTTGTTTGCTTACTCTGACATGTAAGTATAAAACTCCACCAAGGCTGCTAACAGGACTTAGTTTTTTGAGGACTGCTCCTCCTCAGACCTCAGTTTTTAAGTAATTTTGTGACTTAATTAGAGAGACATTGTAGCTAGATGACAGATAGTGAGAGAGCACACACAACACGTCCCCAGTCAGATGTGAACCAGTGCCAttgggctgcaactaatgattattttcattaccgactaatctttttttttttatcaattagTCATTTAGtccataaaacatcagaaaaatgttgaaaaatgtcCAAGGTACAACTTAAAATGTCTTTGTCCCAACTGATAGTCTACAAAACCAgggaaaatgaaatgaaaatgagagaaTATTGGTATCATTATAAAATAACATGATTATATTAAGGGccaataaattattatttttacccAGTGAAATAATAGCATTGGCACTATCTCAGACATTTTGACACTGAATGAGTTCAGCCTTGGACGAGCGCCTCATGTGTATTGCGAACTCCAAGCTAAAAATCTCAATGGCTCGCTGTTTGCTGTCAGGGCTTTGACAAACACCGACCTTTTTATCCTCTTTATtccatttgttttattatagtgACAGTGTTTCGATTTGTCATATTTATATTACTCATAAGATTTTGTTTTACTTAAGATAAATCcaataaagtgtctttttaaaaacacattttatttgatttattgtgaCTGCTCAAGACAATTTTCAATGCTGTCGTACAGGGTGACTGTCTGTATCCGGAGGACAAAACAAAATTAGATTTAAGACATTTCCAAGGGCAACGTAAATTGAATAAGAATTGAATTTAATAGTGAgatggaaaacaaaacatattctTTTGCTGACACAGCCTTTTCAGGAGAGATTCAGGAGGCATGGAGAGAGATGAGTGAACTAAGACTGGACCTCACTCAGCCAAAGTCAGAACATGACTAGCATTCCTGCCCATACCCATACAAGGCAGCGGTCTGTCTGTTGGCAGTAGGCGTGTGATGAATGTATCGAGAGCGCACCCTCTCTAGCTTCATTACAAATCCACGTTAAGGTCAGAACAGCTGATAACTCTCGGTCTTGTGTTTTGTCAGACAATAGTTTACCTCTGCCTCTGAACCCTCTATATAATCAGCAGAGATGTCAGCTAAGCTTGCCAAGAATTCCTGCCGAGACGTGATGAAAGACTGAATAATTCGACATCAGGGAAAGCATTCCTCAGCTGTTTGCTGCTCTCTTAAAGTCTTTGCCCAGGAGCAGGTGGAACATGTTAATCAGACGTGTTCATAGGAATAAAGAGGGACATTATTCCCAACCTCCTCCTAGACATTAGATGTGCAGCTGTGTAGGGATTGCAGATGGTCTTTTTAGTCCATTTTAGCCTGCGGTGGAATATATTTGCCCAcactgccacctgctggagaATGGGGGCTGATTATAAGACATTTACCACGTTTTTACTCTCTTATAACTCTTAACACTAAAAGTGCTCAaatttttctgtctctctttcctcagaGAGTTGAAGCTGAGGAACTATGCTCCAGAGGATGAAGATCTGAAGCAGAGGCAAGTGCCCAAAGCCAAACCTGCATCAGGTGAGAACTCCTCCATCATGTACAACACTTGCTCACTTGATTTTTGGCTTAATATTGCATGTCTTTTgggttttatcattttatattttaatgtcatactttatttatatcacCCCCAGAAAGTTTAGTGCACataatcttatataatttatgACTGATGACAAATATTCTTTGTTTGCAGTGGAAGATAAAGTAAGAGACCAGTTAGAGGCAGCAAATCCAGAGCCCATCATTGAAGAAGTGGTGAGTACTCCCTTCTGTGTAAATGTGATCTCCTCTTTTTGAAGTGTAAGTGGTTGCCATATTCAGCTGTGTTCTTTCTTCAGGATTTGGCGAATCTTGCCCCAAGAAAACCAGAC is a window from the Scomber japonicus isolate fScoJap1 chromosome 10, fScoJap1.pri, whole genome shotgun sequence genome containing:
- the ccdc12 gene encoding coiled-coil domain-containing protein 12; the protein is MERNVGSLQEQALKRKERLKALRDKQFHRQEDGDEEPERKKASLEEPAEEKHRELKLRNYAPEDEDLKQRQVPKAKPASVEDKVRDQLEAANPEPIIEEVDLANLAPRKPDWDLKRDVAKKLEKLERRTQRAIAELIRDRLRGSEEELAAAVGAVGVEEGDSD